From the genome of Deinococcus sp. AJ005, one region includes:
- a CDS encoding GTP pyrophosphokinase family protein: MNDPLVTAYQAREAQYAALRDAALAHTTQLIGEAGLKIHNITGRLKRPESLADKLRRKPGRYRTLEDVTDLVAVRVITYFESDVAAVSRLLEAHHEINWEHSVDKSMMHDPDRFGYMGVHYVVRVPHLVEQFVPHVTEPPQHYEVQIRSILQHAWAEIEHDLGYKNREAVPREVQRRFYRLAGLLEMADEEFMALDRLSRDYAETLPERVRDEPDSVFIDAQSIKHLLEVSPVRDLDEAVASALGVPLLTRWPDPERPQRLATLLHYVGVHSVGGLLGELRRGRADILNFATRLLPRLPEAWLPAGGVRPGTALVNHALLRACANPSLNPQEIITALDMSGVLSAQQLVDSVLDAYAGVIGAAGPDPRHT, encoded by the coding sequence ATGAATGACCCCCTGGTCACGGCCTATCAGGCCCGCGAGGCCCAGTACGCCGCCCTGCGGGACGCGGCGCTGGCGCACACCACGCAGCTTATCGGTGAGGCGGGCCTCAAGATCCACAACATCACGGGTCGCCTGAAGCGCCCGGAAAGTCTGGCCGACAAGCTGCGCCGCAAGCCGGGGCGCTACCGCACGCTGGAAGACGTGACTGATCTGGTGGCCGTGCGCGTCATCACCTATTTCGAGTCGGACGTGGCCGCTGTGTCCCGGCTGCTGGAAGCCCACCACGAGATCAACTGGGAGCATTCGGTAGACAAGAGCATGATGCACGACCCGGACCGCTTCGGGTACATGGGCGTGCATTACGTGGTGAGGGTGCCGCATCTGGTAGAGCAATTCGTGCCCCACGTCACCGAGCCGCCACAACACTATGAGGTGCAGATTCGCTCGATCCTTCAGCACGCCTGGGCCGAGATCGAGCATGACCTGGGCTACAAGAACCGCGAGGCCGTGCCGCGCGAGGTCCAGCGCCGCTTTTACCGGCTGGCCGGGCTGCTGGAAATGGCCGACGAGGAATTCATGGCCCTGGACCGGCTATCTCGCGACTACGCCGAGACCCTGCCCGAACGGGTGCGTGACGAGCCAGACAGCGTGTTCATTGACGCCCAGAGCATTAAACATCTGCTGGAGGTCTCGCCAGTACGTGATCTGGACGAGGCAGTGGCCAGCGCGCTGGGTGTGCCCCTGCTGACGCGCTGGCCGGACCCGGAACGGCCCCAGCGCCTGGCCACGCTGCTGCACTATGTGGGCGTGCATTCGGTGGGCGGGCTGCTGGGCGAATTGCGGCGGGGCCGGGCTGACATTCTGAATTTTGCCACCCGCCTGCTGCCGCGCCTGCCCGAAGCCTGGCTGCCTGCGGGCGGCGTGCGCCCCGGCACCGCGCTGGTCAATCACGCCCTGCTGCGCGCCTGCGCCAATCCCAGCCTGAATCCCCAGGAGATCATCACGGCGCTGGACATGTCCGGTGTGCTGAGCGCGCAGCAACTGGTGGACAGTGTGCTGGACGCGTACGCCGGGGTGATCGGCGCGGCAGGCCCTGACCCGCGTCACACCTGA
- a CDS encoding HAD family hydrolase, with the protein MLFDLDGTLHDRNATIFQWLKGHTRRFGLPAPYAARFLELDDFGYRPKSEVMPLLVQEFGLAHPAQALLDDFSDHAFTHPVLMPYAHEILAELRQRGVLLGIVTNGWEIKQRQTLDGLDLTRRVDDMVISKAVGLSKPDLAIYRLALSRLGVTAADTWFVGDSPRNDITGPQAVGMRAAFLGTGHALAGERPDAVLGDLRDVLFLL; encoded by the coding sequence GTGCTGTTCGATCTGGACGGCACCCTGCATGACCGCAACGCCACTATTTTCCAGTGGCTTAAGGGACACACGCGGCGGTTTGGCCTGCCTGCCCCCTACGCCGCCCGCTTCCTAGAACTGGACGATTTCGGCTACCGCCCTAAATCCGAGGTGATGCCTCTGCTGGTGCAGGAATTTGGGCTGGCGCATCCGGCACAGGCATTGCTAGACGACTTCTCCGATCACGCCTTCACACATCCTGTCCTTATGCCGTACGCCCACGAGATTCTGGCCGAGTTGCGACAGCGAGGCGTCCTGCTGGGCATCGTGACCAACGGCTGGGAAATCAAGCAGCGACAGACGCTGGACGGGCTGGACCTGACCCGGCGGGTGGACGACATGGTAATCAGCAAGGCCGTGGGCCTCAGCAAGCCCGATCTGGCCATTTATCGTCTGGCCCTCTCGCGGCTGGGTGTGACGGCTGCCGATACATGGTTTGTGGGCGATTCGCCGCGCAACGACATCACGGGGCCGCAAGCTGTGGGCATGCGGGCAGCCTTCCTGGGCACCGGACATGCGCTGGCAGGGGAGAGGCCGGACGCTGTTCTGGGCGATCTGCGGGATGTGCTGTTCCTGCTCTAA
- a CDS encoding class I SAM-dependent methyltransferase has translation MSSSPAEVAAQYATERHLRTRIGTHERYSVGPGLEATVDRLLDLSGDEALLDVGTGPGDFPGRLRQEGHRGRIVGVDFSAGMVERAAEKYPDVEFQQGDAAALPFAEASFDVVTARHMLYHVPDVAAALAEFRRVLKPGGHFLAVTNALGYMAELWEAVAEAGAVEPAVNALLDSKAGSAVFSEVQGEELVRAAFGNVQLDFIENALVFATPQPVLTYLESMTALQSLAPDELERVRTALTHAVETRMQGGEWRVSKRVVFITARR, from the coding sequence ATGTCCTCCTCGCCCGCTGAAGTCGCTGCCCAGTACGCCACCGAGCGCCACCTGCGAACCCGCATCGGGACGCACGAGCGCTATAGCGTGGGGCCGGGGCTGGAGGCGACGGTGGACCGCCTGCTGGACCTGAGTGGCGACGAGGCTTTGTTGGATGTCGGCACAGGTCCGGGCGACTTTCCGGGACGGCTGCGGCAGGAAGGCCACCGGGGGCGCATCGTCGGCGTGGATTTCTCGGCAGGCATGGTGGAGCGGGCCGCCGAGAAATATCCAGACGTTGAATTCCAGCAGGGGGACGCGGCGGCGCTTCCCTTTGCGGAAGCCAGTTTCGATGTCGTCACCGCCCGCCACATGCTGTACCACGTTCCCGATGTCGCGGCGGCACTGGCTGAATTCAGGCGCGTGCTGAAACCCGGCGGACACTTTCTGGCCGTGACCAATGCCTTGGGTTACATGGCCGAACTGTGGGAGGCGGTGGCGGAGGCTGGAGCCGTTGAACCTGCCGTCAATGCCCTGCTGGACAGCAAGGCAGGATCAGCCGTCTTCTCGGAGGTTCAGGGCGAGGAGCTGGTGCGCGCCGCATTTGGAAACGTGCAACTCGACTTCATCGAAAATGCGCTGGTCTTCGCCACGCCACAGCCAGTGCTGACCTACCTGGAATCCATGACGGCGCTTCAATCGCTTGCGCCAGATGAGCTGGAGCGGGTGCGGACGGCGTTGACCCATGCGGTAGAAACCCGGATGCAGGGCGGCGAGTGGCGCGTGTCCAAGCGGGTGGTCTTCATCACAGCTCGTCGTTAA
- a CDS encoding magnesium transporter CorA family protein: MLTYYRSIGGKLNVAEGYIDGCWINASDPSPEELARISRETGLELDYLSYPLDPDERSRFEREDGNLLIIMQTSYRLPDTSDIPYDTVPLGILHTDHCLVTVCMLEDNPVIKDVISGLVRRVSTVKKNRLTLQLFLRNAQRFLIDVRQINKRVDVIEDKLENSQQNRELLNLLKLEKSLVYFMTGLKANEAMMERVKRDRIFEMYEEDSELLDDVLIENLQAIEMASIASNILTSMAGAFASVISNNVNQVVKVLTITTILVAIPTLVTSIFGMNVPVPFHDNPNGMWIVLGLAAGLAAGVGYLFYRWRVF; this comes from the coding sequence GTGCTGACGTACTACCGCAGCATCGGCGGCAAGCTGAACGTTGCCGAAGGCTACATTGACGGCTGCTGGATCAACGCCTCCGATCCCAGCCCCGAAGAACTGGCCCGAATTAGCCGCGAGACGGGTCTGGAACTGGATTACCTGTCCTACCCCCTCGACCCGGACGAACGCTCCCGCTTCGAGCGCGAGGACGGCAACCTGCTGATCATCATGCAGACCAGCTACCGCCTGCCCGACACCAGCGATATTCCGTATGACACGGTGCCACTGGGCATTCTGCACACCGATCACTGTCTGGTGACCGTGTGCATGCTGGAAGACAACCCGGTCATCAAGGACGTGATCAGTGGTCTGGTGAGGCGCGTCAGCACGGTCAAGAAGAACCGCCTGACGCTGCAACTGTTCCTGCGAAATGCCCAGCGCTTTCTGATCGACGTGCGCCAGATCAACAAGCGCGTGGACGTGATCGAGGACAAGCTGGAAAACAGCCAGCAGAACCGCGAACTGCTGAACCTGCTGAAGCTGGAAAAGAGTCTGGTGTACTTCATGACCGGCCTGAAAGCCAACGAGGCCATGATGGAGCGCGTCAAACGGGACCGTATCTTCGAGATGTACGAGGAAGACAGCGAATTGCTGGACGACGTGCTGATCGAGAATTTGCAGGCCATCGAGATGGCGTCGATTGCCAGCAACATCCTGACCAGCATGGCCGGAGCCTTTGCCAGCGTCATCAGCAACAACGTCAATCAGGTGGTCAAAGTGCTGACCATCACCACGATTCTGGTGGCGATTCCCACACTGGTGACGAGCATCTTCGGCATGAACGTTCCAGTGCCGTTCCACGACAATCCCAACGGGATGTGGATCGTACTGGGGCTGGCGGCGGGGCTGGCGGCGGGGGTGGGCTATCTGTTTTACCGGTGGCGGGTGTTTTAG
- a CDS encoding N-acetylmuramoyl-L-alanine amidase, translating into MRFRCTLPALALLALTSAAWAAPNVFVAYPDAGHRVAYDHVILEGSVTPGASLTVDGRAVKVGADGLFMEWWPLKPGTNDLRLMARQGGQSGVTTLKVIRTVFKATPARPTAIDAGSAQPREVREFWDLAGDSPAERSVPLAFQGSPGGRASYRLGKAAPVAMREGPAGTYRATFVVPTQAEFRQAIFTFTLTGKDGKTVTAVAPGRVSTGGGIRLGTQKPGSVLGLGLNQSIFTVTDLDGGAILYPRGGMTFALVGRQGEDVRARLAPGQSALITAEQLEITPGAVALAAGGAITLDGTAMPEVPAEPLVSEPPQEVSTSQSDEIAPVESVPAVPKRSAEPVSIAPTSDLRVRIPLGGARLPFKLEQEDGGRRLAVTLYGILAQPLSGPEGAAALLAGVEVRPVALGVTRVALNLNAVQAWGFTANYDGPDLVLSVRRPPTLNPLRPLEGRTITLDPGHGGSQNGGAGSLRVPEKGLVLPIALRAAELLRGLGATVNLTRTADVTLGLYERGLSAESSQSDLLVSIHANALPDGRDPRGIRGPEVYFTYPQAGALAASILGQLRARLPDLGPGAGLKPGADLALTRPTAQISLLVETAYLTDAGNLRALSSPEGRERFAQAIAGGIADFYAGQVGK; encoded by the coding sequence ATGCGTTTTCGCTGCACCCTGCCCGCCCTCGCCCTGCTGGCCCTGACCTCTGCCGCCTGGGCTGCCCCGAATGTGTTCGTCGCCTACCCGGATGCGGGCCACCGTGTCGCCTACGATCACGTCATTCTGGAGGGCAGCGTGACCCCCGGCGCGAGTCTGACGGTGGACGGCAGGGCTGTGAAGGTCGGCGCGGACGGCCTGTTTATGGAATGGTGGCCGCTAAAGCCCGGCACCAACGATCTGCGGCTGATGGCGCGTCAGGGGGGCCAGTCTGGCGTGACCACCCTGAAAGTGATTCGCACCGTCTTCAAGGCGACTCCGGCGCGGCCCACGGCCATCGACGCCGGAAGCGCCCAACCCAGAGAAGTGCGCGAGTTCTGGGACCTCGCCGGAGACTCGCCCGCAGAGCGCAGCGTTCCCCTGGCCTTTCAGGGTTCGCCGGGGGGCCGCGCCTCCTACCGACTGGGCAAGGCCGCCCCCGTCGCCATGCGCGAGGGGCCAGCCGGAACGTACCGCGCGACGTTCGTCGTGCCCACCCAGGCGGAATTCAGACAGGCCATCTTCACCTTCACCCTGACGGGAAAGGATGGCAAAACGGTGACGGCGGTGGCTCCGGGCCGCGTCAGCACGGGCGGCGGAATACGCCTGGGCACGCAGAAACCCGGCAGCGTGCTGGGGCTGGGCCTCAACCAGTCCATCTTCACGGTCACCGATCTGGACGGCGGCGCGATTCTGTATCCACGCGGTGGTATGACCTTTGCGCTGGTGGGCCGTCAGGGCGAGGATGTGCGCGCCCGTCTGGCCCCCGGTCAGAGCGCCCTGATCACGGCGGAACAACTGGAGATCACGCCTGGAGCTGTGGCGCTGGCCGCTGGTGGGGCCATCACGCTGGACGGCACGGCCATGCCGGAAGTGCCCGCCGAGCCTCTCGTTTCTGAGCCTCCCCAAGAAGTTTCGACGTCGCAGTCGGATGAAATTGCGCCCGTCGAGAGCGTCCCTGCCGTTCCCAAACGCAGCGCTGAGCCTGTCTCCATCGCGCCCACCTCTGACCTGCGCGTGCGGATTCCGCTGGGCGGCGCGCGGCTGCCCTTCAAGCTGGAGCAGGAGGACGGTGGACGGCGGCTGGCGGTTACCCTTTACGGAATACTCGCGCAACCCCTGTCCGGGCCGGAGGGCGCTGCCGCGCTGCTGGCCGGGGTGGAGGTCCGCCCCGTGGCGCTGGGCGTGACGCGCGTGGCGCTGAATCTGAATGCCGTGCAAGCCTGGGGCTTCACTGCCAACTATGACGGCCCCGATCTCGTTCTGAGCGTCAGGCGGCCCCCGACTCTGAATCCGCTGAGGCCACTGGAGGGGCGGACCATTACCCTCGATCCGGGCCACGGCGGTAGCCAGAACGGCGGAGCGGGCAGCCTGCGCGTGCCGGAAAAGGGGCTGGTGCTGCCTATCGCCCTGCGCGCCGCCGAACTGCTGCGCGGGCTGGGGGCCACGGTCAACCTGACCCGCACCGCCGACGTGACCCTGGGCCTGTACGAGCGCGGACTGAGTGCCGAGTCTTCGCAGTCCGATCTGCTGGTGTCCATCCATGCCAATGCCCTGCCCGACGGGCGCGACCCGCGCGGCATTCGTGGACCGGAGGTCTATTTCACCTACCCGCAGGCGGGGGCGCTGGCGGCGAGCATCCTGGGTCAGTTGCGCGCCCGCTTGCCGGACCTCGGCCCTGGCGCGGGCCTGAAACCCGGCGCTGATCTGGCCCTGACCCGGCCCACGGCCCAGATCAGCCTGCTGGTGGAAACCGCTTACCTGACCGACGCGGGCAACTTGCGCGCGCTGAGCAGCCCGGAAGGCCGCGAGCGCTTTGCCCAGGCCATTGCCGGGGGAATCGCGGATTTCTACGCTGGGCAGGTGGGGAAGTAG
- a CDS encoding SDR family oxidoreductase — MSPSNPEKSSTARPVTLITGASGGIGSALARALAGTHELILGGRGGATLNALCAEVRGHPLVLDLTRPETFARALAGLGRVSNVVHNAGVVELGAVAEQDHAVWTHTLAVNTVAPAELTRLLLPTVRQERGTFVFVNSGAGLSANASWGSYAASKFALKALADALRGEEEANGVRVTSLYPGRTATEMQRKVRSQEGAEYTPEAFIDPQTLAATIAFVLNAPRDATLTDLTVRPGPQ; from the coding sequence ATGAGTCCCAGCAATCCAGAAAAAAGCAGCACCGCAAGGCCCGTTACCCTGATTACCGGAGCGTCCGGCGGTATCGGCAGTGCCCTGGCCCGCGCGCTGGCGGGCACCCACGAACTGATCCTGGGCGGGCGCGGCGGCGCGACCCTGAACGCCCTGTGCGCTGAAGTCAGAGGCCACCCGTTGGTCCTTGATCTGACGCGACCGGAAACGTTTGCGCGTGCGCTGGCCGGACTGGGCCGGGTGTCCAACGTCGTCCATAACGCTGGGGTGGTGGAGCTGGGCGCGGTGGCGGAACAGGACCACGCGGTCTGGACCCACACGCTGGCGGTGAACACGGTTGCGCCCGCCGAACTGACCCGGCTGCTGTTGCCCACGGTGCGCCAGGAACGCGGCACCTTTGTCTTCGTCAACAGCGGCGCGGGACTCAGCGCCAACGCGAGCTGGGGCAGCTACGCGGCCAGCAAATTTGCCCTGAAAGCCCTGGCCGACGCCCTGCGCGGCGAGGAAGAGGCCAACGGTGTGCGCGTGACCTCGCTGTATCCGGGCCGCACCGCCACCGAGATGCAGCGCAAGGTGCGCTCCCAGGAAGGGGCCGAGTACACGCCCGAAGCCTTTATCGATCCGCAGACGCTGGCGGCCACCATCGCCTTCGTCCTGAATGCCCCGCGCGACGCCACCCTCACGGACCTGACCGTCCGGCCCGGCCCCCAGTGA
- a CDS encoding inorganic pyrophosphatase: MKPDLLAYLGRRVLVRVECPLGSVHPPHPNIVYPINCGELPGTVSGDGYPIDAYLLVWPEPIQEVWGTVIAVIVRHDDTEDRRVAARPGTGWTHEEIINATRFQDRYFQTALAR; the protein is encoded by the coding sequence ATGAAGCCTGATCTCCTCGCGTACCTGGGACGGCGCGTCCTCGTGCGGGTGGAATGTCCTCTCGGCAGCGTTCACCCGCCCCACCCGAATATCGTTTATCCCATCAATTGCGGCGAATTGCCTGGCACCGTCAGCGGAGACGGGTACCCCATTGACGCTTATCTGCTGGTCTGGCCCGAACCCATACAGGAGGTCTGGGGAACGGTTATCGCCGTCATCGTCCGCCACGACGACACGGAGGACAGACGGGTGGCGGCACGCCCCGGAACGGGCTGGACGCATGAAGAGATCATCAACGCCACTCGGTTTCAGGATCGATATTTCCAGACGGCCCTGGCGCGCTAG
- the glyA gene encoding serine hydroxymethyltransferase, with protein MTTAERPQIPSAPRDTAIFDLIAQEGERQRTGLELIASENFTSAAVREAAGSVLTNKYAEGYPGKRWYGGCEVVDQVELLAIERAKELFGATWANVQPHSGSSANIAVYGALLKPGDTVLGMDLSHGGHLTHGSPVNFSGKNYTVVSYKVSPETELINMDEVRRLAHEHKPQMIIAGASAYSRTIDFEAFRTIADEVGAILFADIAHIAGLVAAGVHPSPLPHAHIVATTTHKTLRGPRSGLLLSSDPEMAAKMDRSVFPGHQGGPLEHIIAAKAIAFGEALQPEFKVYAQQIIKNAQALAAAFQDKGYRVVSGGTDNHLFLLDLRPHGLNGTKATKALDANHITISKSTLPYDTEKILHGGGIRIGTPAVTTRGMVESDMPKIADLIDRALKGENVKDEVHAFAGGFPLP; from the coding sequence ATGACGACTGCCGAGCGCCCCCAGATTCCGTCCGCCCCGCGTGACACGGCCATCTTTGACCTGATCGCGCAGGAGGGCGAGCGCCAGCGCACCGGGCTGGAACTGATCGCTTCCGAGAACTTCACGTCCGCCGCCGTGCGTGAGGCGGCGGGCAGCGTGCTGACCAATAAATACGCCGAGGGCTACCCCGGCAAGCGCTGGTACGGCGGCTGCGAAGTGGTGGATCAGGTGGAACTGCTGGCGATTGAGCGGGCCAAAGAATTGTTTGGCGCAACCTGGGCCAACGTGCAGCCCCACAGCGGCAGCAGCGCCAACATCGCGGTGTACGGCGCACTGCTGAAACCCGGCGACACCGTGCTGGGCATGGACCTGTCGCACGGCGGCCACCTGACGCACGGCAGCCCGGTGAATTTTAGCGGCAAGAATTACACGGTGGTCAGTTACAAGGTCAGCCCTGAAACTGAACTGATCAACATGGACGAGGTTCGCCGTCTGGCGCACGAACACAAGCCGCAGATGATCATCGCCGGGGCCAGCGCCTACAGCCGCACCATTGATTTTGAGGCGTTCCGTACCATCGCCGATGAAGTGGGCGCAATCCTGTTCGCCGATATCGCGCACATCGCTGGACTGGTGGCCGCTGGCGTGCATCCCAGTCCGCTGCCGCACGCGCACATCGTCGCCACCACCACGCACAAAACCCTGCGCGGCCCCCGCAGCGGCCTGCTGCTGAGCAGTGATCCTGAGATGGCCGCCAAGATGGACCGTTCAGTGTTCCCCGGTCATCAGGGTGGACCGCTGGAACACATCATCGCGGCCAAGGCGATTGCCTTCGGCGAGGCGCTACAACCCGAATTCAAGGTCTACGCCCAGCAGATCATCAAGAATGCACAGGCGCTGGCCGCCGCGTTTCAGGACAAGGGCTACCGCGTCGTCTCTGGCGGCACCGACAACCATCTTTTCCTGCTCGACCTGCGCCCACACGGCCTAAACGGTACCAAGGCCACCAAAGCGCTGGACGCCAACCACATCACCATTTCTAAGTCCACCCTGCCCTACGACACCGAAAAGATCCTGCACGGCGGCGGCATTCGCATCGGCACGCCCGCTGTGACCACGCGCGGCATGGTGGAAAGCGACATGCCTAAAATTGCCGATCTGATCGACCGGGCGCTCAAGGGCGAGAACGTGAAGGACGAGGTTCACGCGTTTGCAGGCGGCTTCCCGCTGCCCTGA
- a CDS encoding HD-GYP domain-containing protein produces the protein MSLASVPAPTGFRGPHEPGVLELTLQLTRLGLNAPDLGSAMAPVLDALVAQTSAVGAGYFQLADHTLAYHARAASGVMPEGPAMDALLAHGLPRHLPLIGALEASPDILYFQDTDGEPTASGFPELGVCALIAAPIHDRAGRLVGALLAHIFQPHDWSVPERHLIDSVTGLLTLLAARLDAEEREHAAHEGALRAMGLSLEARDAETQGHTDRVTALALRLGQHFGLEAGEMRALRWGAYLHDIGKVAVPDSILLHGGPLTPEMRARMELHVTDGVTLARHLPFLPAATLDVIAGHHERWDGAGYPQRLCGEQIPLLSRIFAVCDVFDALTNVRPYKQAWTITETLSHIQAASGQHFDPQVVAALLDVLADASGLPESA, from the coding sequence ATGAGTCTCGCTTCCGTCCCAGCGCCGACCGGGTTCCGAGGCCCACACGAACCCGGAGTGCTAGAACTGACCTTGCAGCTCACGCGGCTGGGCCTGAATGCGCCTGACCTGGGCAGCGCCATGGCCCCGGTACTGGACGCGCTGGTGGCCCAGACCTCGGCGGTGGGGGCGGGGTATTTCCAGCTCGCAGACCACACGCTGGCCTATCACGCCCGCGCGGCCAGCGGCGTGATGCCGGAAGGACCGGCGATGGACGCGCTGCTGGCCCACGGTCTACCACGCCATCTGCCGCTGATCGGCGCCCTGGAAGCCTCGCCAGACATCCTTTATTTTCAGGACACGGACGGCGAGCCAACAGCCAGCGGATTCCCGGAACTGGGCGTGTGCGCGCTGATTGCCGCGCCGATCCATGACCGCGCCGGGCGACTGGTGGGCGCGCTGCTGGCCCACATCTTTCAGCCCCACGACTGGTCTGTACCCGAGCGGCATCTGATCGACAGTGTGACCGGCCTGCTGACCCTGCTGGCCGCCCGTCTGGACGCCGAGGAACGCGAACATGCCGCCCACGAGGGTGCCCTGCGGGCGATGGGCCTGTCGCTGGAAGCCCGCGACGCCGAGACGCAGGGCCACACGGACCGGGTCACGGCACTGGCGTTGCGGCTGGGTCAGCATTTCGGGCTGGAGGCGGGCGAGATGCGGGCGCTGCGCTGGGGGGCGTACCTGCACGACATCGGCAAGGTGGCCGTCCCTGATTCGATCCTCCTGCACGGCGGTCCACTGACGCCAGAAATGCGCGCCCGCATGGAGCTGCACGTCACCGACGGCGTGACCCTGGCGCGGCACCTGCCCTTCCTGCCCGCCGCCACCCTGGACGTGATCGCCGGACACCACGAGCGCTGGGACGGCGCAGGCTACCCGCAGCGCCTGTGCGGCGAGCAGATTCCCCTGCTGTCTCGTATTTTTGCCGTCTGCGACGTATTCGACGCCCTGACCAACGTGCGGCCCTACAAGCAGGCCTGGACCATCACCGAAACCCTGAGCCATATCCAGGCGGCCAGCGGCCAACATTTCGATCCACAGGTGGTGGCCGCGCTGCTGGACGTGCTGGCCGACGCCAGCGGTTTGCCGGAATCCGCCTGA
- a CDS encoding NAD(P)/FAD-dependent oxidoreductase, whose translation MTRDYDVVIVGAGPAGLTAALTLGGAERRVLLLDGGPPRNARATAAHNVFTRDGCAPTDLKALGLHDLKPYDVTVLYTPAREAKPFEEGFAIRHDGGWARARRLLFASGVRDKLPHIPGLRERWGITVHHCPYCDGWPNRDAKLGVLGSHQEGHHLALNVRAWAEEVSLLTDGPDELTEEQREDLQRIDVPLYTQPVARISGKDGVTVHFRNGKRLDLEGLFLNPTQVQNSSLPAALGCGLDAKSRVTVSENGMTSVRGIWAAGDMAGAPQYVTNAAASGMTAAVSLNTTLIHEDVRARGAAFHKSPHENPQVGVA comes from the coding sequence GTGACGCGAGATTACGACGTGGTGATCGTGGGCGCTGGCCCCGCTGGACTGACGGCAGCCCTGACCCTGGGCGGCGCGGAACGGCGCGTGCTGCTGCTGGACGGCGGCCCCCCACGCAACGCCCGTGCCACGGCAGCCCATAACGTCTTCACCCGCGACGGCTGCGCGCCCACGGACCTCAAGGCGCTGGGCCTGCACGATCTGAAGCCATATGACGTGACCGTGCTGTATACGCCCGCCCGTGAGGCCAAACCCTTCGAGGAAGGATTCGCCATTCGCCATGACGGCGGCTGGGCCAGGGCGAGGCGGCTGCTGTTTGCCAGCGGCGTGCGCGACAAACTGCCGCATATTCCCGGCCTGCGCGAACGCTGGGGCATCACGGTCCACCACTGCCCGTACTGCGACGGCTGGCCCAACCGCGACGCGAAGCTGGGCGTGCTGGGCAGCCATCAGGAGGGCCACCATCTGGCGCTGAATGTGCGTGCCTGGGCCGAGGAAGTCAGTTTGCTCACCGACGGCCCCGACGAACTGACTGAAGAGCAGCGCGAGGATTTGCAGCGTATCGACGTGCCCCTCTACACCCAGCCCGTCGCGCGGATCAGCGGGAAAGACGGCGTGACCGTGCATTTCCGCAATGGCAAGCGGCTGGATCTGGAAGGGCTGTTCCTCAATCCCACCCAGGTACAGAACAGCAGCCTGCCCGCCGCACTGGGCTGTGGGCTGGACGCCAAGAGCCGCGTGACGGTCAGCGAGAACGGCATGACTTCCGTGCGCGGCATCTGGGCCGCCGGGGATATGGCCGGAGCGCCGCAGTACGTCACCAACGCCGCCGCCAGCGGCATGACGGCGGCAGTCAGCCTGAATACCACCCTGATCCACGAGGACGTGCGGGCGCGGGGTGCGGCCTTCCACAAATCGCCGCACGAGAACCCGCAGGTAGGCGTGGCTTGA